Genomic window (Branchiostoma lanceolatum isolate klBraLanc5 chromosome 13, klBraLanc5.hap2, whole genome shotgun sequence):
CTGCTGTAAGTCacttataaggccacaccagtttaatttgttggtaaacggatttttattttcaaaaaaaaaaaaatttgtttgcatgatttttattttttatatttttttttttggaaaataaaaatccattaaccaagaaactaaattggtgtagcctaagaTAAAattttatgtcaaattttgaaGTATGGCCTTCAAATCATGTACTGAACTTGGATGGCCTCGGAACTGTTGATTCTTTCTAACTCTACTTCATCATGATAGAAAAAGTGAAAATAAGTATCAATGTACAACAAACAATGTTTTTGATAAGACTTTTTTTTAGATAAGTGGTAGCACTTAGGTGATGCTTTTATGTTGGCTAAAGCGCAATTCAGGCAACCAGTAAGGTTGCCTGCGagtctgttgtttgtttgttaatacatgtattgtattctgaataaaccattcatcatcatcatccaacaGAACATTGATAATGATACGCACAAACAGACAGATCAGAAAAGTTGTGCGATAAAAGTATCATATCCAAAAGGAAATGAGATACTGAGCAGAGACAGGCATAGTGTTAACTAATGTTTACACAAATACTTGTATTTACAGTGGAAATCGACCTCGCTGACCCCAACCACGTGAAGTGCAAAGTTCACATCCCGGCAGGCGACGCTCCGGTCTGCACGGACGAGTACGCCACCATGGTCATGAACAGGTCTGTATTAGGTCTTAGAATCCAAAGGCACCCCCTTGCTGTTTTTAACAGAACTGCAAGAGTTTAGCTTAAAAATATATGTACTTGCACTGATACACCTGTCTTAAagactgtctgatttttgttttctgtcacaaaGTCTAAACCCGACCTTGGTAGAAGTTCAGCCTCTGTGATGTCTGTCTAGTTTCATGTTAAGCTGCAGAATTATGTAGACCTTTTATCAACAACAAGTGTATTCCACAGTTTCACAGATTTAGGCTCATTTTGTTCTGACCTTTTTGTTGCAGATGTTTGTCCATACCAGTCCTGATGCGCGCCATCGCCCGCCATGCTGTGGCCCACCACAAGGAAATGCAGCGTCAGATCAGCACGACATCCGCCGGCATCCTCTCCTCGCTATCCAAGGCAACCGAAGGGATCGTCTTGTCACACGGTTTCTCTGAGTTTGCCGCGGTTACGTCTCCTGGACTTAAAATAGCAGCAGTCAAGGATGGCAACGAGCAGAAGTTGTCCAATGCCAACCTGAACCTGCTGGGAGTGACTTCTCCGGGCGGTGGGGGGAAAGCGGGAGGAACGTTGCTGATGCATCTAAATGGTGTAGACCCTTCTCAAGGAAATGATTTTGGCGGAGCGGCTGCGCAGTACAGGCAGGCCTCCGTCTCTCCTTTCACCCTGGCGTCCACGACAACGGGAAGAGGCGCGCAGGCTGAACTGCAGTTCACAGATACCGACGCCACGAAAGTGTCGGAAAACCCCATGTTGGCCAGCCTACTCAAAGGAAGCCTTCAGGGGCCCCCTCATTCAAAGAGCCATCCCATGCTGATGAACTTGTTGAAGGAGCCGGTGGGGGTACCCCCCCAACCGGGGCAGATGTCCCCCCGCGGGACTGAACCCCCTCCTCCCACCAAACAGCGCAAAAGGAAACGGAAGTCCACAACAGACAACAGGTCGCCCAAACGACAGCAGAGCGAGGAGGAATTCACAAAGGAGCTGAACGCCATGGACTTTGATAGCAACATTCCGTACGACGCCACCCTGCAAGCTGACCACCTCACCCCCACCACTCCCCACCCTTCCACGCCCACCGTGCAGTCCCCGGCCAGGGCCTTCCCACATCCGCCCTCACATTCCATGCAACTCAAGCCTTCTCTCGACCCTTCAGGGAGGGGGGAGGTGGTGAAAGACTTCACCCAGGACTCGGAAGTCTCGGCGATGCTAAACGACATCGCTGAGCAGAGTGAGCGACTGAAAAGGCAAGGTAGTCGAGACGGCGCAAACTCTCGTCTTAGCCACGAAAGTCTGCCACCTCTGGACTCGACAGGCTTTATAAGAACAGATGGCTCGATGGAGGACCTCACGGCGGCAGGTGCTGTTGCCCCAGGGGGTGACCTCCAGGCCGCTTTTGACCCTGCTGATTTCGTAGCTGGCGAGTCGACGCCTGGTACCGATCATCTTGACACGGACTATACCTTCCCCACAGAGCCCATTGAGTTCAACACAGAGGTGTTAAACACCACGGATACCAGCTTTGTGGACAGTCTCATTGAGGAAAGCTCAGAAGGAAATGTGTCGATGGATGTCGAAAGCTGTGACGCCAATGCATTCGGACTTGCACTGAACCCAACCTCTGTTGCCTCCAAAATCACAACCTCTGGCACGGGCAGTTCGGACGTGTCGGGAAAGTCGCAGGCGGCGGCAGAGGTGGGTACAGAAGCGGTAGGAAGTGTGAGCTCCAACGTTGGATCAGCACTTTCTGCGAGTTCTTTTGACCAGGGTCCTTTCTCCGGCAGCGACCTGCAAGGACTTGACTTGTCCATGACGGCAGCATCCACCCCCGAGGTCCTAGACCTCTCCACAGGCCACCACACCCCGCTGGACCAGCAGACCGAACCCACAGACCTTTCCACCAGTCAGAAGTCTTCTTCCTCCACGTCCCTCCAGCAGCTCGAGCCAACAGATCTGTCCACCAGTCTGAAACTGCCATCAGCCATCCCTCCGTCATCAACAGCTGCAAGTGCAGCGTCCGTTCCCAGCTCCTCTGGCACAACGTTGTCTGCCAGCATCACCCAGCAGTCGACGGGGAGTCTGAAGATCACATTGAGTTTAGGGAACAACATGGCTAGCATCAAGAGTGGAAAGTCTGACAGCGAAGGCAGTCGCAGCGACGGCTCAACCAAAGTAACCAAGAGAAGAAGCTCTAGCAGAAGCTCTGCAGAGGGCAGCAACGGAGCTGAGGGTAGTGGCAAGAGAAGTCGAGCGGGGGACAAGAAGGACAAAGGGAGCAAAAGGAGAAGATCGGAGGCAGGGGTGTCCCCCCCACGAGCAGCCGGTGTTGGTCCCAACGGTTCCCGCACTCCTCCTGTCTCTAAAACCTTTACTCCCCCATACAGTACCTCTCCAGCTAGGTCCTACACTCCCCCAGCCAGCCTGCCTGGTGCCTCCTCACAGCTTCCCATGGCGACGCCGACTGCCAGGTCCCACACGCCTCCGGCCAGCATGCAGAGCTCCCGATCGGGCTCTGGAGGGAAGCCAGCTGCCATGCTGTCCCTCCAGGCCAAGACCGTCGGAGCCATCGGCAAATCAGGGAGCCTGGGTGGAGGCAAATCCTTGTCGGGGACGGGGAGCGCAAGTCCGATGAGAACAAAAGCTCTGTCCAAATCTCTCTCCGAAGGCAGCGGCAAGGGTGGACAGTCCCCTCGGTCGAAGTCACAGGTGTCTGGGTCGGGAAGCAAGTCGTCCTCCAGTAAGGACAAACCGTCGAGGATCATGATCACCATCAGCAGGCATCCCTCCGCCTCATCCTCCTACACAGCCACCTTGAGGAATGCAAAATCAGACAGCGTCAGCAAATCCAGTTCCAGCAAGAACGCCTCTTCTAAAGGGGCTGATCAGGTTAGAGCGTCCACCCCGACCACGTCAGGTCCCAGACCTGCCTCGTCATCACCCAAAGTTTCCACCCCGACTCCCAAACCTGCGACGTCTGGACCGAAAACTATATCTCCGGTACCCAAACCTGTACCTGGcacagccaaacctgtacctggcacagccaaacctgtacctGGCACGGCCAAACCTGTACCTGGCACGGCCAAACCTGTACCTGGCACGCCCAAACCTGTACCTGGCACTGCCAAACCTGTACCTGGCACGCCCAAAACGGTAACACCCAGTTCCAAAACGTCGTCATCGGGCCTGAAAGTTGCATCCTCCAACCCCAAAGTTGCTGGCCCCACTTCCAAACCTTTAGCATCAGTCTCCAAGTCTGTAACTCAGTCTGCAACACCAGGCCCCAAGACTTCAACTTCTGCACCCAAACCTGTGACTTCTGGATCCAAACCTGTGACATCTGGATCCAAACCTGTAACATCTGGATCCAAACCTCTAGTGTCAGGGCCAAAACCAGCCAGCACAGGCTCTAAAACCACATCATCCGGTCTCAAACAGCCTTCAGCCAGTGCCAAAAGTACAACATCAGGTCCAAAACTGGCTAGCAGTCAGTCAAGCAAATCCCATCCTACCACATCTTCCTCTGCAACTGTCTCTTCCAAGGCTGGCGTTTCTTCCTCCTCCAAAGTATTGACGTCTTCTAAATCCTCCAGCTCTTCGTCGTCGGCAAGTAGCAAGGCCGTCTCCGCGTCTCTCACAGCCTCTGCCAACACCTCTGCCTCCTCAAAAACAAGTACTGCTCAGAAGGAATCCAGCTCAAAGCAAAGTTCAAGCAAGACCAAGACCATCGCTGCATTGCCTAAACTTGCTCAGGAGACATCCCACGCCACCACCAGACCTGCTCCTCTTGTGATCTCCACTGCTCCGGCCACTTCTCCGACCGTCAAGTCAACTGTGTCCCCCCGTGCAACTCTGTCCTCCCCACCTCTCTCCCGATCCAACTCCGCTAAGTCTCCCATCCGTTCCCGAAAGGGTTCTCTGTCTGCCGTGATAGACAAGCTAAAGAACACCGCCAGTAGCGTACACGTAAGCAGCATCACCAACAACGATAGCGTTGTTCTAGTGTCCACAGCTCACGTTAGCCCCACCACGCAGGCTAGCGCAGCTGAAAATCCGCAAGTAAGCACTGTATCGTACGGCCACACGTCAAACGGTGTCCCAGAGCTTCCGGCCATTAAGGCCGATGTCAAGACAACCAAGGATGCAGTCAAGTCCAAGTCTTCCAATGTTGTGACTGTAGCAAAGGCAGAAATAGCAGTCAAGGCCCTGACCACGACGGCAGCAATCACAAATGGGACTGTTTCCAACGCAAGTGATAGAATGAACAGCGAACATGTGAGCGAAAGACGAGAGAAATCTGTCTCGCCTACAACGACTCGACAGGACGAGTCATCCGAGACGCCCCCTCCCCTTCTCAAACCTCAGGAAATCGACCCCCAAACGTCCTTGAGTGCTTGTGCATCGGACAGTGCAAGCAGGAGTGCAGCAGAAGATTCAGAAGATGTGTCCATCGTATCCGAGATTCCAGCTGAGGACTCCAGCAGCCGTCCTGCTTCTGCAGAAAGTAAGACCACGGGAGAACGACCGCGATCGAGAGGCGAGGAGAAAACTGTGTCCTCAGTTCAGAACTCAAATGGCACCACCGATGAAAGGAGTGGCAAGAAGAGGTCTTCCGCAACTGCAGATGAACGCCCTTGCAACCAAAATCGATCGAAATTGAAACCCCAGGCGGAGCCAGACCGTTCAGCCCCAGTTGCTGCTGCTGCGATGCCAGCGTTGACGGCAGGTACACAGCTGAACACAAGCGCCCTGTCTTCATTGGTCAGCTACAGTGACGAGAGCAGCTCATCGCCCCAGGAGATCAGCCCCGACCAGGCAGCGGACCCAGAACCCCCCGTCCTGGAGCCGTACGGGAAGACAGACAGCCCCGGGGACGCCCCGACTCTGGCGACTGTTGGACAAGATGACCTGCAATCCCTCAGCCCGGATGGTAACCTCGTCATCGACGTGCCTGGTGCTGCCAACGCACACaccatcgcccccctcccccctgcaaCTCATTCCCCAGACCACGACCATTCCATGGACCCTGATGTGGACTCTCAAGCAGAGAACACATCCCCTCTGTCTGACCCCGACCAGTCCCACCTGCTTTACGAAGGCACTTCTGACCAGTCCCAGCCAGATGCCAGCCCATGTGACATTGATGATGATCTGATGGACGAAGCCCTGATTGGTGGAATGGATTCATAACAGACCAATCAGATTGAGCCTGTGACACTGTAACAGAACCCAAGTTCTCATTGGTGAAATAACCAATCAGGTTAGATCTCTGATATACAGAAGGACACAGGGTGCATTTTTGCTGAACATTTATCATGTAAAAGTCTATGACAACAGCTCTGTCATGTTTCATTTTCTCAAGAAGTCCAGCTACAATTTGTAAATGTTAAATGTCACTGGAATTCCAGTCGCAATGTTGCCTCTTCATGAAGGAAGCCAAAAGCTCTGTAAGAAACTATTTGGTTGGTCGGATGTATTTGCAGAGGCATCACTTGTAGTAATGAAGTGAGGTTGGCTTTGATTTAAAGTTTAAAATGAGACAGTCTTGACCAGATGCATTTCAGATTTTAAGGTCCATTCCCAACGTGCAAAGAAAATAGTTAAAAATTGTGTTCTGCTGTCAGTAATTGCTgaccttcagttgtcagataaGGCCGATGTCAGTTGAGGTGTGGATAGTACGAACACACAATCATGGTTGGCATTAAAGCCGCAAATTTTAATGAAAATTATAGAAAGAATGAAAGTTTCGGATGTTTTTTTAGACCATGACCTATTTCCTTTTCAAGCTTTGTTTATGTAATTGTAGCATATTTATCAGTCTGTAAACGACAGCAATACTGCACAGCTACgtatgtattattcattttataaGTGCCACTGCTTAGGCCTCTGAATCTGCTTTGGGCACAGATAACTGCCCAGTTTTGCACTTTTTGTATCCCAGTGTACGAAGCTTGTATTTACCGAAACTATGACGTGAGAAAGTTAGGCAAGTGTTAGCAATTTTGGTGGTTTTACTCAGTGTAACTGAACATCAGCCCAATCAATACAATTACAAAATTTTGGATACTAGTAGTCTGAAAAAGTTGTTATTACGACATAAACCCCTGACAAATTACTTGCCTTCGAAAACCTAAAAAACCCAACACCTCCAAATTaaagcattttacagtattgtattgtAGAATTGTCATAACATTGGAGGGCTTACTTTTAGAATAGCAGGCACGATTTGTGTCTGGGTCTGGTTTCTAATTTCTGAGGCAAAAGTATCCTTTATTGACCTTAACCTATGACCTCCATATTTCCAAATTATAGACGCACCCTACAGTTAACATTGATAGGTGCGTGACTTGTTAAAATGTGTCAAGAAAGAAGTTGCTTCATGTGTTGTATTGTAGGGCTAGTCGTTGAAATAAATTCCCAAAGTATCGATTTCGACTATTTGAAGACTGAAAGCTTCATAATTCTTTCTACCAGATGGATTAAATGCATGGAAATTTTTCAGACCGCCGATTGTGAAGAAATTTTCTTGCATTAACGTATATGTAGAACGACAAGGGTATATTCTTTCGAACAGAACCAGTTGGAGAAAACGTATAGAAATATTGAGACAATAAGTGTGGTAAAATTGCAGTAgacaccacatgtacatgtagtgtgacAAGAGTAGAAGTGTAGAGATTTCAATGTGTCCCAAGAAATGATGACCAGCCAAGTATACAACAGCTCTGTTTTATTAAGAATATAAAAGTTTGGTCTGCTACTATATTACAGTTATGAATGCATGTATTAAACTAGCTGTATAATAAAGATAGCATCATATTCAGGTAAAAATAATCAAGAGTATCAGGAACACAGTCAAATTTGTATGtaaattgtactttttttattacTATCTCATTTAGCTTCATGTTTTTATGCTAATAATATGAACTCTTTTGTCAGCTTTTTTATGAAATGAAAGTATCTAATTGTAGTTGGCATAATTCTTCATAATATGATGATAATTCTTAATATCATAGAAGGCTTTTTTGGTACTAGCCAGTGGCCAACATATGTAATTAGATCATGGTAGTGTTTTTATAAGATTTAGAACTTTTGCCAAAGGAGCTGTATAGAAAGAAATCGTAGTGGTAAAAATTTGTTACATGTTGCAAGTTATATTTATCCTCTTGACAGttttaacagttactcaagaatcAAGATTTGTCTCATGACACAATCTTCACCTTAAAGACCCAAGTGTCTTATACTTGTAAGACTGTATGGTATAAGACAGACCAGTATATCTTGAGGGAACAAGGATAGATCTTTTTCACATATACCTCCAGCGTAACTGTTGGAAAATTACTCTTATTATATGCCGGATTTCTTGTTGTATAGGCAATGTACGATGTGCACATTATATTTACGCTTTGTATATAATCACACGTTAGTATGACCTTTTGTTTGGGGTCATGAATAAAGTACCAACTGTTTTGTATTCAGATGAGACTGTCTTATTTTCAGTTAGTGTGGACTAAAGGACAaaatacgccaaatgacagttacccaagcaacaggacaaaatgttgaaaacagagttttcagacaaaagcaaatacgtttcagacagcatccgctgtttttcgtcagtgacttaagggaagaactggagaactaggttttataccaaaactctgaattatATGTTAATgggtgaagacaatttaggatggttCAGTTATCAAGTCAGAGTTTTTGCATAAAACATGAGTCAATACGTTATACCCAACAATATTTCAACATAGTAACTAACATATTCAGCCTTGATGACAACCAGCTGTGTTATAGGTGTATATCAACATAATGTACTTCTTTGGTAAAAGTCCCACAAAAGAACGGGACATCTTATGTAGTTGGGTAAAAGTTTGCAGGTACTAGGCggacttttgaaaaaaaaaaacctcatcATTCACCAAAGGTCTTCCATTACATGCTAAACCCTGTGTTGAGGGAAAGGCTTAGAAGAGTTAGGTATCAAATGGGGGGTGAAGGGACGTTATGGAAAGCGAAGTATGCAACATCTGCATTATGATTTCCAAGAGACGTACAGATTTGTTTTGATGCATGTGTGTTAAGCTTCCAGGCCACATTATTCTAATCCCATACCTCTCAGTATAGCACAAGGGTACTAATGGTTCCGAATTCTTGAGACACAGTTCCCACAGTTCCCGATTAGTCACTGAACTGGATCGGTATATTGAGTTTCTATCTTCAATAGTATTCATGATAGTGACTATTGTTCACAACAgcattttttaaaaaagctgcaGTACCACCCCAGACTGATAGGAGGCAGTTTACAAAACGGATGCCAAAGTATGACGTCCCATGAAAAATGCACAAGGCCATGACAAGGCTTTCAATGGGCGATGAAATCTCAATGGCCATTAAGAACCTTAAATTATCTACCTGAACTTAAGAACTATGTTAATTTGATGTCATATAGAAGAAGAGAGGACACTTTGAGGTATGCAGTATTCCAGAACGAAAACAAGTTCATTAATTCACCTAAAACCAATGAGAACGAGAGTGACGTATATTGGCATATTATCATATTTTTCCCATGTAGCTTTGGGCTAGTGCTCCAGAAAAAAGCAAAATATGTGAGACAGACATCAACTATAGTTATTTGTACAGAAAGAGATATTATAACATGGACAGGCGAATTGCATACTTTACGGAGACCAAcgatatgaaaataaaacaa
Coding sequences:
- the LOC136446716 gene encoding mediator of RNA polymerase II transcription subunit 1-like isoform X2, which translates into the protein MAAVEQRLPHGLLSPPLGKSSLSLTLHLARQGRFQAVEISGGKLSSSKDEKSEALSALMQRLRTKSAQIKSWSDTSKLVRSMVWTSLNDKRAVDNLDHSRLRKCINALQKALKVTTLPSMVERLDSVARQVGLNFKVTSSGHECCISAELFYVEIRLDTSGGVQDVRVAHHGSESQSCPEMLRVLRNGDFKEFVGHLKGLQNIYRIPGDSKIKMRTYQTLLCMESDLTKMADAHNRMSGGRVDPMTQIQKGIVGYVIPRQGGHPMQLKCFISPYDMLNVEREKSETIRDNVPRDVGQSVNVALEGSTSHKLQTQPLFAGMNPPQHDSKGSAGTPAFAGINNNNMMLLPACFSLAPPSPIPLSLSTIKRIHSATGILCGDESKAVPMNRLVTQNVMEAKGIADMDNNNGRNKLFHVTLPDQHHCYYINDSPDVKGVLVSKIPFTHPACVPRVLEALRRQTVYNTLITSCVRKGCEEAKENAQLFEVNTTSPTGISVTFEHPVQESMACLEIDLADPNHVKCKVHIPAGDAPVCTDEYATMVMNRCLSIPVLMRAIARHAVAHHKEMQRQISTTSAGILSSLSKATEGIVLSHGFSEFAAVTSPGLKIAAVKDGNEQKLSNANLNLLGVTSPGGGGKAGGTLLMHLNGVDPSQGNDFGGAAAQYRQASVSPFTLASTTTGRGAQAELQFTDTDATKVSENPMLASLLKGSLQGPPHSKSHPMLMNLLKEPVGVPPQPGQMSPRGTEPPPPTKQRKRKRKSTTDNRSPKRQQSEEEFTKELNAMDFDSNIPYDATLQADHLTPTTPHPSTPTVQSPARAFPHPPSHSMQLKPSLDPSGRGEVVKDFTQDSEVSAMLNDIAEQSERLKRQGSRDGANSRLSHESLPPLDSTGFIRTDGSMEDLTAAGAVAPGGDLQAAFDPADFVAGESTPGTDHLDTDYTFPTEPIEFNTEVLNTTDTSFVDSLIEESSEGNVSMDVESCDANAFGLALNPTSVASKITTSGTGSSDVSGKSQAAAEVGTEAVGSVSSNVGSALSASSFDQGPFSGSDLQGLDLSMTAASTPEVLDLSTGHHTPLDQQTEPTDLSTSQKSSSSTSLQQLEPTDLSTSLKLPSAIPPSSTAASAASVPSSSGTTLSASITQQSTGSLKITLSLGNNMASIKSGKSDSEGSRSDGSTKVTKRRSSSRSSAEGSNGAEGSGKRSRAGDKKDKGSKRRRSEAGVSPPRAAGVGPNGSRTPPVSKTFTPPYSTSPARSYTPPASLPGASSQLPMATPTARSHTPPASMQSSRSGSGGKPAAMLSLQAKTVGAIGKSGSLGGGKSLSGTGSASPMRTKALSKSLSEGSGKGGQSPRSKSQVSGSGSKSSSSKDKPSRIMITISRHPSASSSYTATLRNAKSDSVSKSSSSKNASSKGADQVRASTPTTSGPRPASSSPKVSTPTPKPATSGPKTISPVPKPVPGTAKPVPGTAKPVPGTAKPVPGTAKPVPGTPKPVPGTAKPVPGTPKTVTPSSKTSSSGLKVASSNPKVAGPTSKPLASVSKSVTQSATPGPKTSTSAPKPVTSGSKPVTSGSKPVTSGSKPLVSGPKPASTGSKTTSSGLKQPSASAKSTTSGPKLASSQSSKSHPTTSSSATVSSKAGVSSSSKVLTSSKSSSSSSSASSKAVSASLTASANTSASSKTSTAQKESSSKQSSSKTKTIAALPKLAQETSHATTRPAPLVISTAPATSPTVKSTVSPRATLSSPPLSRSNSAKSPIRSRKGSLSAVIDKLKNTASSVHVSSITNNDSVVLVSTAHVSPTTQASAAENPQVSTVSYGHTSNGVPELPAIKADVKTTKDAVKSKSSNVVTVAKAEIAVKALTTTAAITNGTVSNASDRMNSEHVSERREKSVSPTTTRQDESSETPPPLLKPQEIDPQTSLSACASDSASRSAAEDSEDVSIVSEIPAEDSSSRPASAESKTTGERPRSRGEEKTVSSVQNSNGTTDERSGKKRSSATADERPCNQNRSKLKPQAEPDRSAPVAAAAMPALTAGTQLNTSALSSLVSYSDESSSSPQEISPDQAADPEPPVLEPYGKTDSPGDAPTLATVGQDDLQSLSPDGNLVIDVPGAANAHTIAPLPPATHSPDHDHSMDPDVDSQAENTSPLSDPDQSHLLYEGTSDQSQPDASPCDIDDDLMDEALIGGMDS
- the LOC136446716 gene encoding mediator of RNA polymerase II transcription subunit 1-like isoform X1, encoding MAAVEQRLPHGLLSPPLGKSSLSLTLHLARQGRFQAVEISGGKLSSSKDEKSEALSALMQRLRTKSAQIKSWSDTSKLVRSMVWTSLNDKRAVDNLDHSRLRKCINALQKALKVTTLPSMVERLDSVARQVGLNFKVTSSGHECCISAELFYVEIRLDTSGGVQDVRVAHHGSESQSCPEMLRVLRNGDFKEFVGHLKGLQNIYRIPGDSKIKMRTYQTLLCMESDLTKMADAHNEAFHEEGVGETDSRMSGGRVDPMTQIQKGIVGYVIPRQGGHPMQLKCFISPYDMLNVEREKSETIRDNVPRDVGQSVNVALEGSTSHKLQTQPLFAGMNPPQHDSKGSAGTPAFAGINNNNMMLLPACFSLAPPSPIPLSLSTIKRIHSATGILCGDESKAVPMNRLVTQNVMEAKGIADMDNNNGRNKLFHVTLPDQHHCYYINDSPDVKGVLVSKIPFTHPACVPRVLEALRRQTVYNTLITSCVRKGCEEAKENAQLFEVNTTSPTGISVTFEHPVQESMACLEIDLADPNHVKCKVHIPAGDAPVCTDEYATMVMNRCLSIPVLMRAIARHAVAHHKEMQRQISTTSAGILSSLSKATEGIVLSHGFSEFAAVTSPGLKIAAVKDGNEQKLSNANLNLLGVTSPGGGGKAGGTLLMHLNGVDPSQGNDFGGAAAQYRQASVSPFTLASTTTGRGAQAELQFTDTDATKVSENPMLASLLKGSLQGPPHSKSHPMLMNLLKEPVGVPPQPGQMSPRGTEPPPPTKQRKRKRKSTTDNRSPKRQQSEEEFTKELNAMDFDSNIPYDATLQADHLTPTTPHPSTPTVQSPARAFPHPPSHSMQLKPSLDPSGRGEVVKDFTQDSEVSAMLNDIAEQSERLKRQGSRDGANSRLSHESLPPLDSTGFIRTDGSMEDLTAAGAVAPGGDLQAAFDPADFVAGESTPGTDHLDTDYTFPTEPIEFNTEVLNTTDTSFVDSLIEESSEGNVSMDVESCDANAFGLALNPTSVASKITTSGTGSSDVSGKSQAAAEVGTEAVGSVSSNVGSALSASSFDQGPFSGSDLQGLDLSMTAASTPEVLDLSTGHHTPLDQQTEPTDLSTSQKSSSSTSLQQLEPTDLSTSLKLPSAIPPSSTAASAASVPSSSGTTLSASITQQSTGSLKITLSLGNNMASIKSGKSDSEGSRSDGSTKVTKRRSSSRSSAEGSNGAEGSGKRSRAGDKKDKGSKRRRSEAGVSPPRAAGVGPNGSRTPPVSKTFTPPYSTSPARSYTPPASLPGASSQLPMATPTARSHTPPASMQSSRSGSGGKPAAMLSLQAKTVGAIGKSGSLGGGKSLSGTGSASPMRTKALSKSLSEGSGKGGQSPRSKSQVSGSGSKSSSSKDKPSRIMITISRHPSASSSYTATLRNAKSDSVSKSSSSKNASSKGADQVRASTPTTSGPRPASSSPKVSTPTPKPATSGPKTISPVPKPVPGTAKPVPGTAKPVPGTAKPVPGTAKPVPGTPKPVPGTAKPVPGTPKTVTPSSKTSSSGLKVASSNPKVAGPTSKPLASVSKSVTQSATPGPKTSTSAPKPVTSGSKPVTSGSKPVTSGSKPLVSGPKPASTGSKTTSSGLKQPSASAKSTTSGPKLASSQSSKSHPTTSSSATVSSKAGVSSSSKVLTSSKSSSSSSSASSKAVSASLTASANTSASSKTSTAQKESSSKQSSSKTKTIAALPKLAQETSHATTRPAPLVISTAPATSPTVKSTVSPRATLSSPPLSRSNSAKSPIRSRKGSLSAVIDKLKNTASSVHVSSITNNDSVVLVSTAHVSPTTQASAAENPQVSTVSYGHTSNGVPELPAIKADVKTTKDAVKSKSSNVVTVAKAEIAVKALTTTAAITNGTVSNASDRMNSEHVSERREKSVSPTTTRQDESSETPPPLLKPQEIDPQTSLSACASDSASRSAAEDSEDVSIVSEIPAEDSSSRPASAESKTTGERPRSRGEEKTVSSVQNSNGTTDERSGKKRSSATADERPCNQNRSKLKPQAEPDRSAPVAAAAMPALTAGTQLNTSALSSLVSYSDESSSSPQEISPDQAADPEPPVLEPYGKTDSPGDAPTLATVGQDDLQSLSPDGNLVIDVPGAANAHTIAPLPPATHSPDHDHSMDPDVDSQAENTSPLSDPDQSHLLYEGTSDQSQPDASPCDIDDDLMDEALIGGMDS